The Chloracidobacterium sp. genome includes a window with the following:
- a CDS encoding AAA family ATPase produces the protein MTVESLLQAKRAPVRPHRRAYHRAYLGNLLAGHFHIPLVVIEAPPGYGKTTLLSAIAHRPNAQVGWLTLDATDAALNTFTANVCAALYRLPIVSDYHVLDPGDIRPAVQLVVNGMRELGIETLVLDNFERVAESPAVNYLVEQAAADLPPPLQIIIATQRPPLLKRTARGRVARLDITESDLRFDPEDVVGYFAQAARYDLSADEGGLIVERTGGQAAVVNLVLQLAYGLPSYLRINFETLLTPAGESAPVLLLREFLRRLPTPFDEAVRLLKNGDMETPAGRELHQALAAANCLVHTLDDDNRTLVVHPLLRELSKRL, from the coding sequence ATGACAGTCGAGTCGTTGCTCCAAGCCAAGCGTGCGCCGGTGCGCCCGCACCGACGAGCGTACCATCGGGCGTACCTTGGCAACTTGCTTGCCGGCCACTTTCACATTCCCCTAGTGGTCATTGAAGCCCCGCCCGGCTACGGCAAGACCACCTTATTGAGCGCTATCGCGCACCGCCCAAACGCGCAAGTCGGTTGGTTGACGCTGGATGCGACGGACGCGGCGTTGAACACGTTTACGGCTAACGTGTGTGCGGCACTCTACCGCTTGCCGATTGTGTCGGATTACCACGTACTTGACCCCGGCGATATTCGTCCAGCTGTGCAGCTTGTCGTCAACGGCATGCGCGAGTTGGGTATTGAAACCTTGGTGTTGGACAACTTTGAGCGGGTGGCGGAGTCGCCGGCGGTCAATTACTTGGTTGAACAGGCAGCGGCTGACTTGCCGCCGCCGTTGCAGATCATCATTGCCACCCAGCGCCCACCGTTGCTCAAGCGCACCGCGCGCGGGCGCGTCGCCCGGTTGGACATTACGGAGTCCGATCTGCGTTTTGACCCAGAAGACGTTGTCGGATACTTCGCGCAGGCGGCCCGCTATGACCTCAGCGCTGATGAAGGCGGACTGATTGTCGAGCGAACCGGTGGTCAGGCCGCCGTCGTCAATCTGGTTTTACAGTTGGCGTACGGGCTGCCTTCTTACCTCCGCATCAACTTTGAGACGCTGCTTACGCCTGCCGGAGAATCGGCGCCGGTTTTACTCTTGCGGGAATTTTTGCGCCGCCTGCCGACGCCGTTTGATGAGGCGGTGCGGCTGCTCAAAAACGGCGACATGGAAACGCCCGCTGGCCGGGAACTCCATCAGGCGCTGGCGGCGGCCAACTGTCTTGTTCACACCCTTGACGACGACAACCGAACGCTGGTCGTTCACCCGTTGCTACGAGAATTGTCAAAACGACTGTAG